From Aedes albopictus strain Foshan chromosome 1, AalbF5, whole genome shotgun sequence, one genomic window encodes:
- the LOC134284894 gene encoding uncharacterized protein K02A2.6-like, giving the protein MVVECSFSATVEAVGYSGKKAVTADFLVVREGQRSLLGRATASDMGLLQVGETVNTCEESSVFPKMPGVKIRFSIDNSVPPVRNAYYNIPAAYREEARRRLEQMEARGIIEKVTTAPQWISGMSAVPKGKDSFRLVVNMRAPNKAIKREYFRLPLIDEMKVKLHGAKFFTKLDLSDAFYHLELSEESRDLTTFISETGMYRFTRLMFGVNCAPEVFQREMTRILKDVKNKVVYIDDVLLFAETVEELRQTVAQVLQILRSNNLTLNASKCEYDRTRINFLGHELSEKGFNIEASKVKDVQKFRHPSTSSELRSFLGLASFVSPYIRNFAEISAPLWSVVTAQKWSWGVEQESAFELVRQRIIDSTISLGFFSESDRTILYTDASPSALGAVLVQENCQGIPRIISFASKSLTTTEKKYAQNQREALSAVWAVEHFSYFLLGRHFTLRTDAQGMTFILNRTREESKRALTRADGWALRLSPYDYQVEYIRGHDNIADSSSRLYCGDDDAFEEDISPWEVCRLELNSVEFLTEEEIRESTENDVTLMQVAQALEEHKWPKSLMKFKSVADNLVFTNGILLKNGCPVIPQQLQEKALGIAHQGHPLDAKLKSILRSRVWWPGMSSDAEKWVKSCAICAANGRPERPPPMRRAFAPKGVWETIALDFNGPYQKLGGILILVIIDLRSRYAIARPVKSTKFEHTKAVLDEVFEREGFPKAMKSDNGPPFNGQDYAEFCSERGIQTIFSTPFYPQQNGLVEGFMKLVNRAMCTALSTGASYKEELQAAVQSYNAADHSITRLPPEEILTGRKIKRGLPLLNFGKAEYDEKLLDSRDREAKLSSKKREDARRGAKPDQVKPGDTVIVERSSRAKGETRFNPKRFTVMQESNGSLILCDTEGQQLKRHVSQTKKVQLWRETSSEAAKDHTDSDVPASDGVRERSNRMKRPPSHLSEYVRGIEKL; this is encoded by the exons ATGGTAGTGGAGTGCAGTTTCAGTGCTACAGTAGAGGCAGTTGGATACAGTGGCAAGAAAGCAGTTACGGCAGATTTTCTCGTCGTCAGGGAAGGCCAGAGATCGTTGCTAGGAAGAGCTACAGCCAGCGACATGGGTCTGCTTCAAGTCGGAGAAACGGTGAACACCTGTGAGGAATCTTCAGTGTTCCCCAAAATGCCTGGCGTCAAAATAAGGTTCAGCATTGATAATTCTGTTCCACCGGTGCGTAATGCATATTATAATATCCCAGCGGCTTATCGCGAAGAAGCTCGGCGGCGGCTGGAGCAAATGGAGGCAAGGGGTATTATCGAAAAGGTCACAACGGCACCCCAGTGGATTAGTGGAATGTCGGCGGTGCCTAAGGGCAAAGATAGCTTCCGCTTGGTGGTGAACATGAGGGCACCAAACAAAGCCATCAAGCGGGAGTATTTCCGGTTACCGCTGATCGATGAGATGAAGGTGAAGTTGCATGGAGCAAAATTTTTCACCAAACTTGATCTGTCCGACGCGTTTTATCATCTCGAACTGAGTGAAGAGTCACGCGATCTAACTACGTTCATATCGGAGACCGGGATGTATCGCTTCACTCGTTTGATGTTTGGTGTCAATTGTGCACCAGAAGTATTTCAGCGTGAGATGACGCGTATTTTGAAAGACGTGAAGAACAAGGTCGTATACATCGATGATGTTCTATTGTTTGCAGAAACAGTTGAAGAGTTGAGACAAACAGTTGCCCAAGTTTTGCAAATTCTAAGATCAAACAATCTTACGCTCAATGCTTCCAAATGCGAGTACGATCGAACGCGAATCAACTTTCTGGGACACGAACTCAGCGAAAAAGGATTCAACATTGAAGCGTCGAAGGTCAAAGATGTGCAGAAGTTTCGACATCCATCTACCTCGTCTGAACTTCGGAGTTTCCTTGGGCTTGCTTCATTTGTAAGCCCCTACATCAGAAACTTTGCGGAGATATCTGCACCTTTGTGGTCAGTGGTGACAGCGCAGAAGTGGAGCTGGGGTGTAGAACAGGAAAGTGCTTTCGAGCTCGTAAGGCAACGCATCATAGATTCGACGATATCGTTGGGATTCTTCTCTGAGTCGGACAGAACTATCCTATACACAGATGCATCTCCAAGTGCATTGGGCGCCGTGTTGGTGCAGGAGAATTGCCAAGGGATTCCGCGTATTATAAGCTTTGCCTCAAAGTCACTGACGACTACTGAGAAAAAGTACGCGCAAAATCAGCGGGAAGCGTTGAGTGCAGTATGGGCAGTGGAGCATTTCTCCTACTTTTTGCTAGGCAGACACTTTACGCTCCGTACAGACGCCCAAGGGATGACATTCATCTTAAACAGAACCCGTGAAGAGTCAAAGCGAGCCTTAACGAGAGCAGATGGTTGGGCTCTACGCCTCAGCCCATATGATTACCAAGTCGAGTACATCAGAGGACATGACAACATTGCGGATTCGTCGTCGCGACTGTATTGTGGTGATGATGACGCGTTTGAGGAGGATATTAGTCCATGGGAAGTTTGCCGTCTGGAACTGAACAGCGTCGAGTTCCTCACTGAAGAGGAAATTCGTGAATCCACCGAAAATGATGTCACTCTTATGCAG GTGGCTCAGGCCTTGGAGGAACATAAATGGCCAAAAAGTTTAATGAAGTTCAAGTCTGTTGCGGACAATCTTGTCTTCACTAATGGAATTTTACTGAAGAATGGTTGCCCCGTCATCCCTCAACAGCTTCAAGAAAAAGCATTGGGAATAGCACACCAGGGCCATCCACTTGATGCTAAGCTTAAGAGCATTCTTCGTAGTCGAGTCTGGTGGCCAGGAATGAGCAGTGATGCAGAGAAATGGGTGAAATCGTGCGCCATTTGTGCCGCAAATGGTCGTCCGGAAAGACCACCTCCGATGCGGCGAGCTTTTGCCCCAAAAGGAGTATGGGAAACTATTGCTCTTGACTTTAATGGGCCGTATCAAAAACTAGGGGGCATTTTGATACTGGTTATTATCGATCTCAGGTCTAGGTATGCGATAGCTCGTCCCGTGAAATCAACCAAGTTTGAACACACCAAAGCGGTACTTGATGAAGTTTTTGAGAGGGAGGGTTTCCCAAAGGCTATGAAATCCGATAATGGTCCACCCTTCAACGGGCAAGATTATGCGGAATTTTGCTCTGAACGAGgcattcaaacaatcttttcgaCCCCATTCTACCCTCAGCAAAATGGTTTGGTGGAGGGTTTTATGAAGCTTGTGAATAGAGCTATGTGTACCGCACTGTCCACGGGAGCAAGCTACAAGGAAGAATTGCAAGCTGCAGTCCAATCCTACAATGCGGCAGATCATAGCATCACAAGATTGCCTCCAGAAGAGATATTGACTGGCCGTAAAATAAAGCGTGGACTTCCACTACTGAATTTTGGCAAAGCTGAATACGATGAAAAGTTGCTGGATTCAAGGGACCGCGAGGCGAAACTATCGTCAAAAAAACGGGAGGATGCCAGGCGTGGAGCTAAGCCGGATCAGGTGAAACCAGGTGACACTGTCATCGTCGAACGTTCGTCACGGGCTAAAGGAGAAACTAGGTTCAACCCAAAGCGCTTCACTGTGATGCAGGAGAGTAACGGAAGCTTGATCCTCTGTGATACGGAAGGCCAACAGCTAAAGCGCCACGTCTCGCAGACCAAAAAGGTTCAACTGTGGCGAGAGACATCATCCGAAGCGGCCAAGGATCACACGGATTCCGATGTTCCTGCCAGTGATGGTGTTCGCGAGCGATCCAACCGGATGAAGCGACCTCCTTCACATCTCTCCGAATACGTTCGTGGAATTGAAAAACTGTAG